Genomic window (Phaeodactylum tricornutum CCAP 1055/1 chromosome 3, complete sequence):
ATATCCAAAGGAGCTGAAGAAACATGATCACAAtatttttttgaaaacaCCGGTTCGTATCAGATTGTCTTTCTTGGTCATCCAGTGCAGTTTTTTTGCAGCACAAGACCTGGTTCGGTTTGCCCCAGAGAAGGTCCTTCCAAATTCTAACCGTTCGCCAACTCCAATGCTGCTGGATTTCCTGTATTCAAGTAAACTTTTATCGCCGGAGCATCTAGATCTCCAGTCTCCAGCTATTTGTCTCTTCGGTAAGTCAGTCAGAGTCTAGTCTGATCGCCATCCTGATCGAGAGTTTGTTTCCGAATTTGCTGGACCGTCGGATTAGTTCCGAAAAGATCGTCGATCGCCGGGACGCTGAAACCCAGCCAGTACCGACTGTCGATGCAATGATGCCGGATATGGTGGCTCTTCATATGTTTCCAAAAGCCTGGTCGAAAACGGACTTTGGTGTGGACTATGAAATGAGACCATTCGTAAAAGAGACCCGCGCCAGCGTAGCCCAAAGTCGCTGATAGCGCCAAAGGCTTTGGCAACAGGAAACTTAGAGTTAAATGGGCACACAACAACCAACCCAGTATCAGCGGGGCTGCAAGACACGTGAGTTGACTAATTGTAAGTTCAATCGACAGGCAGCAGACTTTCAGACTTACCAGGATCAATGGAGATATGGAAATAAGGCTTCTTGTGATGAGCTTCGTGTACTTTTCTTCCGTACCAGTCAATTTTAGAATGCAATAACTTGTCGTGCATGACATGCTCTTGAAACCACCAGAAAACAATGGCCGCGACAAAACAAAATCCGTCCAAAATTCCAATGGGAGTGCTCAAATTGACGCGCCAGGCTACTATTGAGAAAAGCGATGCCACAACACACGGGGGGCCTAGGTGTTGGGCATCAAAAAAGAAGACCCGTAGAGCGTCTTTCACCGTCTTCGGTATCTTTTCTTCTCGGACTGTTTCTCCTTTTGACGTATCAACATCCACCCTTGTCGCTAACTCCACGTTGGAAGTCGACAAATCGCGCAGTAGCGCTCGGTATTGTCGATCGGACGTGGAGAGAACGGGATGACGCTTATTTCTATCAGGCTTCCATACAATCTGAGCCGGATAATTTCCCATAGCTTTGTGTCCGGAGACAAAGGCAGAAGCTGGTCGAATCAGGAATGCGACGAACACCAATATAAACAATCTTAGGAAAACTCGATTTCTGCTGGTCAAGCACGGAAGGTTTGAGATATGAGTGACCATATATCCTGTTGAGACGGAAAAGGTGAGTAGTTGTTGCCGAGCCGCGGTGTACATGAATTATTCATGCAACTTTTCGATATTCGTAGAGTAGCTATTCTCTGGTGGAGCGCACTTTTTTCGACAAGTTGATATTCTTCACGTTCAGCTGGACCAGGGACAGGAAAGAAATTGTGATGGATTGCGATCTTGCTCATCAACTTGCTCGAAATAGGCGAATTAATTGGAGCGGTGTCGATTCTAGATTCTAGATGCTTACTCACTTTCTGTGCATTAGGTCTCTAGTAGAGAGCACCAAGCAAAGTCGGCCGAAGTTTCCGGGTTTTGTTTGCGGTTACGCGAAAACCGATTCGTGTTTCGTGTTCCCAGCGAAACACGAAATGATTTATACGGACCGGTTAGCTTCGCTGAAAAAGCGGCTCGGAAGGAACAGCTTCACAAATTCCGTCGTTGCTCAGCGATCAACGATCTCTTCCACCGGCGACCGCTGTGTTCATTGCATTctccttcaatttttgaTCTGTGGAAAACATGAAGATCGACACGAAGAAATGCAAGTTGCTGGAAGGAGCTCCTTCAACGTACGTTCGCGAGAATCCGTTCTTCGACTACCGCGACAACGACCCAGAGCCGTCGGAAAATAAAGGTCGTCAAACACGCTTCGAGCTCACCAGTGTTGTATCTCCCGTCAAACGAAGTCGTCGAGTCGAGTGCCTGGATTCCACGGAGCCTGTTACGGAGACTCGCAGTATTTGTATGGATGACCTCATGGGTCGCCTGGCCCACCTGTCGCTCCAATCCGTTACTGGGTCGACCACGTCCACCAACATCGCAATCGAGCGCCAGCAAGCGGCGGGAATCTCCCCCTTATACGAATTTAATGAACAAAATTCGCTGGGCTGCATTTCTTTGACCATTCCAAGTTCCAAAATCGAGCACAAGATGGTCAAGGTTCGTCGATCCGCGCGCATCGCGAACGCCGCCCGTTCGTAGAGAGACTACCTGAATAAACGTAGCTCCAGCTTGGACTCAGCATACGCTAGGAGAGTAAAACACTCGTACATACGCTTAACAATTATAAAACTACTGATGATCATGAACAAGTGTGTTTCTTGCAGTCTATGAGGATATTGTTTTCTATACCGGAACCCAATCGGATACGTCTCACATGAAGTATGCGTGAGCGAAGTCGGCCTTGGTCGctagaggaagaagaaagtgCCTTATTTCCTGGACGCCCAAGTACCCAGCAATTTCGGCTGCGTCGCCGCTATTCCTGTGACAGGTTTGCTGGAGAGGGCAGGCTCGTCTAGGGCTGGCCTTGTTGGACCTGACGAAGGCGGAAGAGAGTTTCTGTTTTCTTCGTGAGGTGTCGTCAGCGGCGCTTCAATGGCTTGTCGAGCCGAAGACGACGCCCTTGAAAGAGCTCCACCTTTTACTGTAGTACTAGCGAGGGATGGCCAAGCCGATTGAGTATGCGAAGCGACAGTAAGTGGTTGCCGAGGTGCTCGAGCCGGCAGTTGCGGGCTCTTTTGGTGTTGACGCCAGTCAGAGGACGGGGACACTGTTGATACCATACTACGAGCCGACGATATCGGAACCTTGCTCCATCCGGCCGTCTTTGTTCCTGGGATATCGTGCAGAGTACGAGGTGGAGCCGTCGTGCAGGTATGTGTGTCACGCAGTGCAATTGCACCTTCGCCTCCGGAACAAAGAAAAGTCGCTGCATTTGAAATCGACTCCGCCGCAACCTTTTGCTTTCGACCGCCTGTTGTGACTTTGTCAGCAGCTTGCCACGAATCCTTCCTCGGATCAGACTTGATCATTCCTATTTCAGTGGCAGTTCCAGGATTCGCTGTTTGGCATTCGTCGCGGAGTATGGCCGATTTTAAATTCTCGGAAAGCAGCGAATGAGGTCGTGTCGGGTCTGGAGTTGGCTCGTCTGTACCCTTCTGTCTGAGACATGAAACCTCATCATTGCAAGCATTCTTGCCATAATCTCCAACTTCCAACGGAACCGGAACTTTCGCCCGAGAAGTAGCTGCAGAGCTGACTGTCGCGATGGCTTGGGAAGCGCTCGGGCTATTGAGTGTCGAAGCAGCAAGTTTAGTCACTTCCGAAGTCCCGTTGTCCACTTTCTTTTTACGCTTTCGTGGCGGGCGTTTTTTGACGACAGGTGTTTCAGTCTCGTCAGCCATGCCCATTTTGCTAGAAGCGCATTCCGAAACAGATTCTCCATCCTCCTCAATAGACTGCCAGTATGAGTCGACTTCGCCCTCGCCTCGTTCTGGGAGACGAAAATCGTCTTGCACAAACGAAAAGCCACGAAAGACATCAGAATCGACGCGTCGCGGACAGAAGGTTTGGTTTGTCATTTCGACTACCGATCGTGGCAACGACATTTGTGTAAACTCGTCGTGAAAGTGCTTCAAATCTTGGTCATTCTTCACCGCCAGAGTTTGCGGCGGTTCGACTTCCTTGCGCTCCAATTTGTTCCACTCGATGGATTGGAAAAAGTCTGCCTTTTTAAGCCCCGCGACGCCTCCAACTTCAAACATGCTACTTTTTGCAGCACCGAGTCGGGCTTGCACGTTCCGATTCAGCAGTCCTTTGAGCAACTTACAAGCCGCCGAGGATGAGCCGACTGGcattttcaccttttccgaCATGATCTTGCGAAACAAATCTTTGGAGCCCTCATTGCGTTTGCGCTGAAAGGGAGGCAAGCCCGACATCATTTCGTACGCAATGCACCCCAAACTCCAGTAGTCGGCAGCCCGACTATAGCCTTGCCGGGCGACCATTTCTGGCGCCATGTACTCTTGCGTTCCACAAACTGTCAAGGCACGGGAgctttcttcatcaaagCCTTCCGTCCCGAAATCTTTCGCTAGtccaaaatcggtcaagcatACGTGTCCGTCCGATCCGAGGAGAATGTTCTCCGGTTTGAGATCACGGTGGAGTATCCCGAGAACGTGCAAGTGGTCAAGCGCGAGAATAATTTCTGCAAGATAGAATTCGGCagttttttccaaaaagatcCCTTCCCTTCCCAGCCGCAAAAAGAGTTCCCCGCCGGCCAAAAAATCCATAATGATAAAGAGCTTTTCTTTGGTTTGGAAGCTACAGTGCATCGTGACAACAAAGGGATGCCGCACTTTGGTCAAAATATTGCGTTCAGCCTGCACGTTTTCCACGTAACCTTGTTTACGTCGTAACAAACGTTTGGAAATAATCTTCATGGCCAATACCTGGCTGGTTTGACGGTTGCGGACCTGcaaaactttgccaaaggcACCCATGCCGATGACCTTgagcaaatcaaagtctTTGGGAGAAACGTAGCGTTTCGATTTGTCCACGTGGGGATCCATTAGCGCTGAGGCAAAGGACTCAGTGTGTGATTGCATCGTCAATTTGTTGTCCCGTTGAGATTCACTGGGCGAAGGTTGATGCGAGTTGGCGGCTAGCGCAGCAAACGTGTCGAAAGATTCAAGGTCCGCTTTATCGAGAATCGTGCTAGTTTCCATTCGAATCTTTCCACCATGGAGTTCTCGTGGAACTTTAAGGGACTCGGCAGCGTCCTTGAAGGTCTCAAAATCCTCGTCCCGGTGAATGGCAGATTCTTCCGCTTGTAGAGTGCAGGAACGCTGCACGGCCGTCGATAGCCCAACGTCCACAACATCCAGTGCATCTCGAGCGATGCCGTTCCCGTTGGTACCGACCAAATCACCTACAGTTCCGTTTACCGGTGTATGCGGCGGAAGTGACGCGGTGGGGGTCGCCGCTGCCTGCGCTGCTACAGTCGCCATGCTTGTAGTGTCGGCTTGCACGACAAGAACAAGCGAAGGAGTAACCGAGGACGAATGCTGCAATGAGGAAAGTCTGACAGCATGAACGGCAAGATGTGTCCTCTGAAAAAAAGTACTCTGACTTTTAATATATGTCGATGACAGACTCGAGATCTTTTTGCACGAGCCTGCGAGATCTCCTAAAGGTTGACCTCTTCTAATAGTGATGCTTGTCACTGACCGACCTTGTGTCCATCACTATCAGTGGGCAAACACGAATAAAACGTGTCGGGGGTCGTTTGCGTCAAGTCCAGTCCCTGTCAGCCCAATTTTTCCAATCATCGACCCGTATGAA
Coding sequences:
- a CDS encoding predicted protein, whose product is MGNYPAQIVWKPDRNKRHPVLSTSDRQYRALLRDLSTSNVELATRVDVDTSKGETVREEKIPKTVKDALRVFFFDAQHLGPPCVVASLFSIVAWRVNLSTPIGILDGFCFVAAIVFWWFQEHVMHDKLLHSKIDWYGRKVHEAHHKKPYFHISIDPAPLILGWLLCAHLTLSFLLPKPLALSATLGYAGAGLFYEWSHFIVHTKVRFRPGFWKHMKSHHIRHHCIDSRYWLGFSVPAIDDLFGTNPTVQQIRKQTLDQDGDQTRL
- a CDS encoding predicted protein, whose amino-acid sequence is MKIDTKKCKLLEGAPSTYVRENPFFDYRDNDPEPSENKGRQTRFELTSVVSPVKRSRRVECLDSTEPVTETRSICMDDLMGRLAHLSLQSVTGSTTSTNIAIERQQAAGISPLYEFNEQNSLGCISLTIPSSKIEHKMVKVRRSARIANAARS
- a CDS encoding predicted protein; the protein is MDPHVDKSKRYVSPKDFDLLKVIGMGAFGKVLQVRNRQTSQVLAMKIISKRLLRRKQGYVENVQAERNILTKVRHPFVVTMHCSFQTKEKLFIIMDFLAGGELFLRLGREGIFLEKTAEFYLAEIILALDHLHVLGILHRDLKPENILLGSDGHVCLTDFGLAKDFGTEGFDEESSRALTVCGTQEYMAPEMVARQGYSRAADYWSLGCIAYEMMSGLPPFQRKRNEGSKDLFRKIMSEKVKMPVGSSSAACKLLKGLLNRNVQARLGAAKSSMFEVGGVAGLKKADFFQSIEWNKLERKEVEPPQTLAVKNDQDLKHFHDEFTQMSL